CGCCGACGCTGACCTAACTGGAACCACACTCTACGTAACTCTGGAACCCTGCTGCCACTATGGGAAAACGCCCCCCTGTGTCGATGCCATTATTAAGAACAAGATTAAAAAGGTCGTTATCGGGACGCTTGACCCGAATCCGCAGGTCAGCGGTAAAAGCGTAACGATTCTGAATCAGCGCGGTATTGAAACCGGGGTCGGTGTGCTGGAGGAGGAGTGCCGCGAGCTGAATGAAGCCTACTTCAAGTACATGACCACGGGACTGCCGCTGGTGACCATTAAATTTGCCCAGACGCTGGACGGTCGAATCGCCACCGCCAGCGGCGACTCCAAATGGATAAGCTCGGAGGAATTTCGAAAACTGGCACACCGGTTACGCGCCATCAACGATGCCATCCTGGTCGGCATCGATACGGTTCTGGCGGATAATCCTCAGCTCACGGTGCGCCTGGTGAAGGGGAGAAACCCGGCCCGCGTTATCCTTGACTCCAGATTGAGAATACCGCTCGACGCCGAAATCGTCAGGACCCGAGATGTAGCGCCGGTAATCATCGCTGCCACCACTCAAGCCGACAGAGAGAAGAAGTCCAAGCTGCGCGAGCTTGGGATTGAGATTCTTGAGGTTCAATCCGACATTTCCGGGGGAATTGACCTGCAAGGCCTGCTCAAGGCACTTGGCGAGCGGAATATTTCTTCGTTGCTGGTGGAGGGAGGAGCTAAAGTCATCACCTCCTTCCTGTGCCAGAAGCTCGCTGATAAGTTAGTCGTTGCCATTGCGCCCAAAATTCTGGGCAAAGGGACCGATGCCGTGGGAGAACTGGATATCGCCCGGATAAGTCAGTCTATGCCACTGAAATTCCAGAAGATAACCAGAGCGGGCGAAGACATCGTTATCGAGGCCAGGGTCGAACGCTCCGCAGGCTAGGTCCGCGTTGACATATATTCCATCACCTCGGCGACCAGAAACAGCGAACCGGTGGCACAGACCAGGTCCGATGGTCCGGCAATGGATAGTGCCCGCTCCACCGCCGATGCCACATTTTCCGAGGTCTCAGACGCTATGCCTTTGCTGGAGAACTCGGCGGCCAGCTGCTCCGCCGCCACGGCGCGGGGGTGATGGGATTGGCTTATAATGACCCTTTCTGGAAATGACGCCAGTTCCGCCGCCATCTCAGCGACGTTTTTGTCCGATGAGGCACCGAAAATAACGATGGCTTTTTCAAACGTAAAATACTGCCTTAATGCCTGCACCAGCCTCCGGATGGAATCGCCATTGTGGGCTCCATCAACGATAACCCAGGGCTTTCGCCGCAGGACTTGAAGTCGACCCGGCCAGTTCACACTGGCGATACCACCAATAATAGCCTCGGCGGCGATGGTGGAGCCCCGTTCCGCCAGTGCTTCGACGGTAGCGACGGCGGTGGCCGCATTTTCCATCTGGTGCTCGCCGACAAGCGGCATTTTCAGGTGATATTCGCCTCTCCTCCCACGAACCTCAAAGGTTTGTTCTTCAGGTCCACCGGACTTCCGCTGCCAGGTAACATCACTGCCCATCCTGACCAGTTTCACCTCTCGCTGCCGGCACACTTCTTCCAGCACCTTCATCGCCTCTGGAGGTTGAGGAGCAGTTATAGCAATGCTTCCCGGCTTGATGATGCCCGCCTTTTCCCCCGCTATCTTTGCGAGGGTATCACCGAGCACATCCATGTGGTCGTAACTTATCGACGTGATGACGCAGACCTCCGGTTTTATCACGTTGGTGGCATCAAGTCGACCCCCCAGTCCCGTCTCCAGCACCTGGTAATCCACCGTCTTTTCCCTGAAGTGCGTAAAGGCTAACGCGGTTAATATTTCGAAAGTGGTCAGTTCACCGAATTCACCGGCCGTGTTCACCGCCTCAACCTCCGGTTTTATCGACTCAGCAAGCCGGGCAAATTCATCCTCGGAAATCTGCTGGCCGTCGACCTGTATGCGTTCCCGAATGCTGAGCAGATGTGGCGAAGTATACAGACCGGTGCGGTAGCCCGACTGTACCAGGATAGAAGCAATCATGGCGGCGGTGCTTCCCTTCCCCTTCGTGC
This genomic stretch from Chloroflexota bacterium harbors:
- the ribD gene encoding bifunctional diaminohydroxyphosphoribosylaminopyrimidine deaminase/5-amino-6-(5-phosphoribosylamino)uracil reductase RibD is translated as ADADLTGTTLYVTLEPCCHYGKTPPCVDAIIKNKIKKVVIGTLDPNPQVSGKSVTILNQRGIETGVGVLEEECRELNEAYFKYMTTGLPLVTIKFAQTLDGRIATASGDSKWISSEEFRKLAHRLRAINDAILVGIDTVLADNPQLTVRLVKGRNPARVILDSRLRIPLDAEIVRTRDVAPVIIAATTQADREKKSKLRELGIEILEVQSDISGGIDLQGLLKALGERNISSLLVEGGAKVITSFLCQKLADKLVVAIAPKILGKGTDAVGELDIARISQSMPLKFQKITRAGEDIVIEARVERSAG
- a CDS encoding bifunctional folylpolyglutamate synthase/dihydrofolate synthase, which produces MDFPAAVDYILSFADYERMPRSAVVFDLRRMEQLLDRLGNPQNAAKSVHIAGTKGKGSTAAMIASILVQSGYRTGLYTSPHLLSIRERIQVDGQQISEDEFARLAESIKPEVEAVNTAGEFGELTTFEILTALAFTHFREKTVDYQVLETGLGGRLDATNVIKPEVCVITSISYDHMDVLGDTLAKIAGEKAGIIKPGSIAITAPQPPEAMKVLEEVCRQREVKLVRMGSDVTWQRKSGGPEEQTFEVRGRRGEYHLKMPLVGEHQMENAATAVATVEALAERGSTIAAEAIIGGIASVNWPGRLQVLRRKPWVIVDGAHNGDSIRRLVQALRQYFTFEKAIVIFGASSDKNVAEMAAELASFPERVIISQSHHPRAVAAEQLAAEFSSKGIASETSENVASAVERALSIAGPSDLVCATGSLFLVAEVMEYMSTRT